One Aegilops tauschii subsp. strangulata cultivar AL8/78 chromosome 2, Aet v6.0, whole genome shotgun sequence genomic window, GAACCAAAAAATTATTTAAATAGACTTGTTGACATCTTCAAGGAGGCTTTTCCTTCGTTTCATGCTTCAGGATTGGTCTATGCAACATTATTCGCCTCCTACAACAATTTATATGTAGGAATCATGTGTTCTTGGAATCTTTTAGACGGCATGCCTTCTGGTTGGGAAGGCCATCTCGAAACCAGGGAGTTGCTAGGATTGTTGCCATGCCACAAGGGTCGCTGGAGGTTCCATCCACTTGCCAAGGTCTATTGATGTGACCGACTACGGGCTATGATGGTCTCCAGGGTTGGAGGTTGGGACATGAGGGAAAGCCTTGCATGGCCTTGCTCATATGACCACGGCGACTATGTCCGTGGATGCCGttcttcttcttgaagacgtCGTTTTATCCGCCTCTCCTCAATTGCTGCTTTTTTGTACCACCCGACCCGTCGGTGGACCGCAATAGCCGGTGAACGTTCGCTGGAAAGGATGACATTTGCGAAAGTTTTTGCTGGTGGTTTCTTCATATGACATTTTCTTTAGAATAGCATGACAATTTTTTCAGAGAAAGGCATTTTTCTCCAGAGGAAGGCATTTTTCTTCACGTTTGATCTCATTgtcgcaactaaaactcacaGAAAAATGCGTTCACTTGCCTTTCTCCTTTCAAGAAACGTTCGCCGGTTAGTAATTCTGGTTTTTGTCTAGTCTTTTTTGTGCGGGGCGAGAGCCTTCTTCTATATTAATATAGAGTATTTTCATACATTCTCCAATTTTCATTGGCGGTGTGCATACTTTTGCCTATGATACTGGTTGCAAACATTAGTCTAGCGCCATCGCAAAATAACAATAATAAAATCATTAGTCTAGCTAGCTCAACGATGTCAGAAAAGAACTTGATTGCCTCAAGGAACAAAAAGTAGCAAAAAGTCGTAGAGTGAGGCGTTTTAGCTCTCGGCCTCCATGGAGGCCGTTTTTCTGAAAACTTAAAAATTCAAACTTTCCAGTTTCAATAAATCTGATAAAAAATTGTACAACTAAACAAGGATGTTATGCCCATGTGTGTAAACTTGAAATGCGATTTGTATAAAATGACAAATTCATGGCTTGGAAGGATGAACAGTAGCATGTGTTAAAAAGCTccagatttgtcttttttgcacaaCCCTCATTTCAACGTATTTTGTCCTAAAAATTTACACACTTGTGCATTATGCCTCCATGTATATCTATATttgttttcagaattttttgaaatgtaAAAATGTGAATTTTGATTTCTTCAAAAAACGGCCTCATTGGAGCTCGGTCTCCAAAAGGGATTTTCGAAAGTCGTAGTGTCGTACTATTATTAATCAATGCAAAATCTATTATAGTATATATTTCGAAACTCAAAATTTATTAAATCTTACAAGTTGTGTGCGATTGCATTCACACTCGTAAAAAGAAAGACCGAAAGACTGCACACTGTTGCTAATCACTACCCTAGCCCGCACGTATTCCGGCATTTTGACCAGATTGGACCGTTCCGGGGGCTGCCGCCGCTCTTGAATCTCCGCCGCCCGCGTACTCGCTCCCCGGCACCCAGGAAACGGCCATGCCGACGACCCCAGAGGGCGGCCCCGCCGCGCGCGTGGAGCTGGAGCTCCCGCTCGGCGCGGCGCCGTTCGACCTGGAGGCGGCCGTGTGCAGCCACGGGCTGTTCATGATGGCGCCCAACCGCTGGGACCCGGCCTCCCGCGCGCTCCTCCGCCCGCTCCGCCTCGCCTCCGACCGCTCCAGGTCCCTGCTCGCCCGCGTCTCCCGCCACcccgcgcgcccctcccgcgcCCTCCTCGTCTCCGTCCTCGGCGCCGACGCTCTCTCCCCGCTCGACCAGGACTGCATCCTCGTAAGCAGGCGCCTTCGTCGGACCCGGAGAAGAAAAGAAGCTCGCCGTTGGCTGATGGATTCTTGGTTTTCCGTTGGCAGGAGCAAGTGCGGCGGATGCTGCGGCtgtcggaggaggacggcagggTGGTGGCGGAGTTCCAGGCGATGCACGCCGCCGCGAGGGAGGCGGGGTTCGGCCGCATCTTCCGCTCCCCCACCCTGTTCGAGGACATGGTCAAGTGCATCCTCCTCTGCAATTGCCAGTACGTCCCAGTCTTGATTTCCCTCTGCTTTCCTCTGTATGTATAACTGAGCATCTGAATTCAGAAGTGCACAGTTTTACAGTATCTTTAACTGCATTTGCAAAATACGTATCTTATATTGCCATGTTATTGCCCTGCAGATGGACAAGAACATTGTCGATGGCCACTGCGCTGTGCGAGCTTCAGTTGGAGCTGAAATGTTCAGCTGGTACTGAAGATCTTCAGTTAAGGACACCTCCAATCAGGGAGCATAAAAGGAAGCGCAGCAAGAATCAGAACGTCCGTGTCAAGCTAGAAAAAAAGTTTACCGAGTTGGAGTGCTTGGAGGATCCAAGAGTAGAAACTGCGCAGGATACAAGAGTGGCAACTGGTACTAGCGATGTCATAACACATTTGGAAGCAGATGAAAAATTGGCTAGCTTGCCTCAAGTTGCGCCTGAAACAGGCAGTGTATGTCAGTCATTTGATTCTTCAGAGCTCAGCTTGGAAGGTTGCATTGGAGATTTCCCTACTCCAGAAGAATTGGCGAATCTTGATGAAGACTTCTTAGCGAAGCGCTGTGGCCTTGGATATCGAGCGGAGCGGATTGTATTGCTTGCACGCAGCATTGTGGAAGGAAAGGTATGCCCACAAAATCTTGAAGAAATGCAGAAAATGTCTTTACCAGCTACAGAAGAGCTATCTACTATCCCGTCTACCTATGAAAGACTGAATAACGAGTTAACCACTATCTCCGGATTCGGCCCTTTCACTCGTGCCAATGTGCTCATGTGCATGGGATTTTTCCACATGATCCCAGCTGATACTGAGACAATTAGGCATTTAAAGCAGGTATTTTCCCCTCTACATCCTTGATTTAGTGTTCATGGTGTTTCACTGTTTCAGTATGTCATTTCTGTATGGAATTTCTTGCAGTGTCATGAAATTGCAAGCACCATCAAATCTGTTCATATGGAATTGGATAAAATCTACGGCGAGTATGCTCCATTTCAGTTCTTAGCATACTGGTATGTATTTTTTTTGACACTGGTATTTAGTATATCATCCTTTTGACATGCTGACACTGTTCCTTGATTttttttatttgatacaggttcGAGCTATGGGGCTTCTATGACAAGCAATTTGGGAAGATCACTGAGATGGATCCGTCCACATATAGGCTATTTACTGCAAGCGCTTTAAAGAAGCAACATCGGTTAGATAGGAAATAGAGCCTTTTTTTCGTTTGTGCAAGGGCCCCTGCCAAAATCAACTTACAACATAGAGGAATTTTGGGATTGTTGTGGTTGCTGCCTGTTCTAGTAAGCAGAAAGTCTGTAGCCTATTTTCCCCTTCATGAATGCATCTCATATTTTAGAGGAACAGAGTCCTGCAAGTTTTTAGTTTGTAGCATTCCAGACTGAGCTAATGTGTTATCAGCTACTTCAATTAATTTAGTGCTCAACTTTAAACATCTTGCACGAAGACTGCAGAGCGCAATTTGTTGAAATGATTGATGAGATAACATTTGAGCAAAAAAAACGTAAAAGGTCTATCATTAACAACAGATTGATGAAAGCAAGAAAAGAAACAGATATGAACCCTTGTAAGGTAATCTATAATACTTTATTGCCATCAGGAAGTATCATATTGGCATACATTGTGAGGCACAGTACATTTATCAATCAGGTGATTTCTGATAGGACATAGGAGTATTCTACATGGTTTGTGTTCTGAACATTACTCAAGGAATAAGCTCTGCTTTTGATTATGGAAGAACTTGTGCATTAAGATTTAAAGGCACAAAAAAAATTGATCTGCATTCTTGCGGTGAACATCATTACAACTTTACAAGGCTTCGGAACTTCCAATCCTTCTTTGGAACAGAATGGATCCAATCAGTACAGCAAGTCCGGTTATTGCAATTGTGAGGAACAGTTGCTTGTGATTTAAACCAAAAGCTGGGCGTACTTGCTTGTGACAACCACCCTCTTCTTTTTCCAGCATGGATCTGTCACAAGAATTTGAATTATATCAGAAGGCAGGCTCAAATTGAATTAGCTGTGACAATAGAAATACACTTCTATTGTCACAGCTAATAGATTTAAACGATAGGCTGAGGCACTGTATTAAAGGATTTTTATCTAAAAACTGCAACTGAAGATGCTAAGCAGCACTGTTCTAACTGAGATATATAGCCGGCTTATCTTTGTCTAAAAATTGCAACTGAAAATGCTAAGCAGCATTGTTCTAACTGAAACTTATACTGAATCATGTCTACATAAACAAGTCACATGCATCAATATAAGGTTCCATGTTTTTACCTTGAAGATTCTGCAGCGGCATTTGTTTTTGAATGGAGTAGGAGCTCGTGTCCAATCCATTCTCGAAGTCTGATGTCCTTGTTGCAAGGTTGACAATATTTTGTTCGATTTCCACATACATCCTGTATGTAGCATAACTCATATAGTTAGACAGAGACGCGGCTTTTTTGCTCCtaggtgcatatgcacccattgtcgaaacaatgggtgcatatgcacgTAGGAGCAAAAGGGAATTTTTCAACTTTTCAAAATGTGTGTTTTcgacaatgggtgcatatgcacctaGGAGCAAAAAAGCCGCGTCCTGTCTGGAGATGGACTATATATGCGTGGCTTAATGTTTTTAGGAAAAGAATGTTGTCCAGTTTCCAGAGTAATAACTTAACATGATGAATACATTCATACCTGATGCTCAAAAATGTCAGCTGCGGGTAGTTCGAACTTGCAATATTGGCACGCAAGCATCCTTTGTGGGCACTGTAAGCGTTTATGAAGATCCCACAGCTCATGCTCCACAGTTTGTTCGCAGCGTGGGCAATTCACCTGTATCCGTAAATAAGAATCTGATTAGCGGTGTTGCGATTAGTAATACCGAAAGTAGACAAATCCAGTAAGATGTTTATCTGTTGCCATCTTTTTAATCTATCCAGTGGTTATATGAATGAATGTTTTCCACGCAAGCATAAGACACTGACATGATGATCAAATCACAGAGTCTTTTGCTGTCACGCAGGTTATTTGGTTACCGTAGTGCTGCGGTTATATTATGTCAGAACGATCTTAGCTGTAATGTGGGTTTATGTGATGAATTTATGCAAGATATTTGGTTGAGCAGCATCACAGGCTATGCGAAGAACAGCATGAATACATTCTGGATAGGGTTATAATTTGGAGACGTACCGGAGCATGGTTATCATCATAGTGCTGATCCATGTGCTTCCTTGGGACCATATCTCCACAATGCTCACACTTCAAGTGAAGGTTGCGAGCGCAGTGTGCAGAATGCAGCGCGATGTTTGGAGACGGAATCTCTCGGTTACTGAAGAAAATTCGCAGAGAAGTATGGTCAGTAATCCACAAGCATAAGACATGCATCCAAGCACTATCTGTATAAGCAGTGTGTGCGGTGCGACTACTCACTGATGAATTGCCATCGCAAAGAGGGGGGAAAAGGCTACTGACTGATGAACTACTGCAGTAAAAATATTGCCGGACGGAAAGAGGAAAGCAGTACTACTACTGTTTGGCAACTAAGAGACAGACTAGCGACGGCGCCGCCAGAGACCGGAAAGGAAGGTTACCAGTGCGCGCAGGTGGAGGTGGCGACGGCGGGATCGGCGGAGTCGGCAgcggtgacggcggcggcggccatggcgtgCGAGTCCTGACGGATGACCACTGCAACCCCCCGCCGAGATCCGAGTCGCCGGTCGAATTGGAACCTCGCCGAATCAGGGGGTCCTCGTTGGGATGGAGGCGAGAAGAGCAGCGGGGTTGGAGGAGGAGATATCGAGGGGGCTCGTGGTGAGGTGAGGTGGTGTGACCGTCAGACCGTGTCGGAGCCGGGGGCTGTGGGGAATCGGACTTCAGCGCGGCGACGGGAGCGGTAGTTTCACCGGCGTACCGGTCGGCCAGGCCCACCTGTCTGTCCTGATAGATGCTCCGCCA contains:
- the LOC109773193 gene encoding uncharacterized protein, producing the protein MPTTPEGGPAARVELELPLGAAPFDLEAAVCSHGLFMMAPNRWDPASRALLRPLRLASDRSRSLLARVSRHPARPSRALLVSVLGADALSPLDQDCILEQVRRMLRLSEEDGRVVAEFQAMHAAAREAGFGRIFRSPTLFEDMVKCILLCNCQWTRTLSMATALCELQLELKCSAGTEDLQLRTPPIREHKRKRSKNQNVRVKLEKKFTELECLEDPRVETAQDTRVATGTSDVITHLEADEKLASLPQVAPETGSVCQSFDSSELSLEGCIGDFPTPEELANLDEDFLAKRCGLGYRAERIVLLARSIVEGKVCPQNLEEMQKMSLPATEELSTIPSTYERLNNELTTISGFGPFTRANVLMCMGFFHMIPADTETIRHLKQCHEIASTIKSVHMELDKIYGEYAPFQFLAYWFELWGFYDKQFGKITEMDPSTYRLFTASALKKQHRLDRK
- the LOC109773195 gene encoding uncharacterized protein, translated to MAAAAVTAADSADPAVATSTCAHCNREIPSPNIALHSAHCARNLHLKCEHCGDMVPRKHMDQHYDDNHAPVNCPRCEQTVEHELWDLHKRLQCPQRMLACQYCKFELPAADIFEHQDVCGNRTKYCQPCNKDIRLREWIGHELLLHSKTNAAAESSRSMLEKEEGGCHKQVRPAFGLNHKQLFLTIAITGLAVLIGSILFQRRIGSSEAL